The DNA segment TTGAAAAGCATAACGATGGCGCAATGTGGTCTCTGCCAGTTACAAAGCTGCCTAACTATGCTTTGATAGGTTTATCACGTAACCAGCCTGTTAAAATCACGCTGAAAAATGGACAGACATTGGAAAGTCTTAATTTACAAGATACTCCAATTGGATTTAATTCCGTTTTGACGACCAATAAAGGAGCTATAGCCTCGAACAGTATTTCTAATGGTTATATCTTGCTGAATAATAAGAAGAATGAGAATGAAAAGGAATCAGAGTTTACAAAAGGTAAAGCGAATCAAAGAATTAAATTTAATGTTGATGATATGACCATTCGTTCTATACACACCTTCAAACCTGCTGAGAATTTCCTACAGACAGATTATAGCTGGGTTGTGTATGTGAAAGAACAGATAGCACCAGAGTTGCTTCCATATATTGATACAGATAATATTAAAATATATTGCTCTGATCTGGATGGCGTAAAGATTAACAAAAATCATGAAGAATTCACGGTTCCAATTAACGACCAAGGCTTAGTGGACACAAGCCAGGTTCCAGAACTAAGCATCATCGGCAATGATACAAAGGCGCAGTTAGATGCAGCAAGAAAGAATATGGACCGAATCTTTTTTGGAACGCTTGGCCAAAGCCGTAACTATACGATTTCCTATAAACTAAAAGATAGCGTAACTCTTTCCGATTTTGCACGTGCAGCTAATGAATATATTAAGAAAAATCAACAATCCTTCTTATTCGATAGCTGGATGGAAGCAGACTATCTGAACACTAAACAAGGTATATCAACAAATGATAATGGAGATGCTCCAAAGCAGTTGAATAATTCGTATGCAAATGCTTATCTGGATGCGAATGATACGGACAAAGATGGTCTATTTGATTTTGTTGAATGGAAGATTGGTACCGATACTACTAAGGTAGATACAGATGGTGATGGTGTACCTGATGGACAGGAATTTATGATAGATCTGACAGAACCAAACAACGCTGCCGATTATCTAGTATCAAAACCAACTACTACAACGACAACATTCGATTCCACTAAAAAGACAACGATCGAAGGAACTGTTCCAAAGACATTGATTGCTGATCCAGCAGACCCGGCAAGACTGATCCAAATCACAAATGAAAATGCTGGAAATGTAATCGTCAAGCTTCAAGGCTATGATAAAAATACGAAAACATACACCACTGATGAATATGGTACAGTCAAGATTCCATATAAGGATCTGGTAGCCGGAAATTTCTCTTTGGATGTTAACGCAAACGTAGTGCCAGATGGTACAGAGGTTGTTCTGGTTGCATATAGTCCAAATGCAGACAATCCCATTATGGGAGACCCATTTACATTCACTACACCAGATGCGGACAAATACAATGTAAAGGGTGGTACGCTGAACCAGGACTACGGAAAGAAAGCGGAAGAGGCTGCCATTCTGGACAAAGTCACAGTCACAGAAACCAAGGATGGCCAAGAGGCTCCGGCACCAGCAGAGAAAGTGAAATCCAAAGCGATCAAAGGTGAGATTCCTACTCCAACTGCAGATGGTGCAGACCAGACCGTGACCGTGGAAGTAACCTACGCAGACGGAACCAAGGAAGATGCTACCGTAACGATCGCTTACGGGGAAGCAAAGGATGCCTATGTTCCGGAAGGACAGAAGGTGGATGTCAATAAAGGCGAAGACCCAAGCGCAGAAGCCGGAATCAAGAACAAAGACGATCTTCCGGAAGGAACAATGTATGATTGGAAGACACCAGTGGACACGGATACACCAGGAGAAACCATAGGAACGATTGTAGTAACCTATCCAGATGGAAGCAAGGAAGAAGTGGAAGTTACAGTCAATGTCGTTGACACGACACCACAGGCTACTGACACAGAACTGTATACGGCGCAGGGGGGAGTTGTAAACAAACCATATGGGCAGACAGCTACGAATGATGAAGTCATAGGTGTCGTAACGACAGATGCACCAGCCGAGAAGATACAGTCAATCGTGGCAGTAGATGCGATTCCAACGACAGGACAGAATCAGCCAGTGAATGTGAAAGTGACTTATGTAGATGGAACCAATGATACAGTCATTGTAACGGTCAACTATGGCTTGGCAACAGATGCATATGATCCGGCAGGGCAGGCAATCACAGTCGACAAAGGAAGTCAGCCAAATGCAGCAGATGGTATTGCCAACAAAGCAGACTTGCCAGCAAATACAACCTATGGATGGGCTGCACCAGTGGATACCAGCACACCAGGAACAACCTCGGGAACAATCGTAGTAACGTATCCAGACGGTTCTACGGATCAGGTAACAGTGGACGTTATTGTAAATGAGAATGCGACCAATACAGAACTGTATACAGCACAGGGGGGAGTTGTAAACAAACCATATGGACAGACAGCTACGAATGATGAAGTCATAGGTGTCGTAACGACAGATGCACCAGCCGAGAAGATACAGTCGATCGTGGCAGTAGATGCGATTCCAACGACAGGACAGAATCAGCCAGTGAATGTGAAAGTGACCTATGCAGATGGATCAAACGATTCAGTCATTGTAACGGTCAACTATGGCTTGGCAACAGATGCATATGATCCGGCAGGACAGGCAATCACAGTCGACAAAGGAAGTCAGCCAAATGCAGCAGATGGTATTGCCAACAAAGCAGACTTGCCAGCAAATACAACCTATGGATGGACTGCACCAGTAGATACCAGTACACCGGGTACGACATCGGGAACTGTAGTTGTAACATATCCAGACGGTTCTACGGATCAGGTCACGGTGGATGTTATTGTAAATGACAACCGGACAGATGCAGAAAAATATACTCCAGAGGGACAGGAAGTCAATGTCAATAAGGGAGAAACTCCAAATCCAGAGGATGGAATCAGAAATAAAGATGACCTTCCAGAGGATACGAAGTACGAATGGAAGACACCGGTAAACACCGATAAGCCAGGGGAAACACCGGGCATCATTGTAGTAACTTATCCGGATGGAACAACAGAAGAAGTGGAAGTAAAGGTCAATGTGACAGATCCGCGTACAGATGCGGATAAATACGATCCGGAGACGAAACCGGAAATCATAAAGCCGGGAGAAAACCCTGATTTAACAGATAATGTAACAAATCTTGATGACCTTCCAGAAGGAACCCAAATTAAAGATATCACTCCAGAGGGAACTATTGATCCAAATAAACCTGGAGAATATGAGGGAACATTAGAAATCCAATATCCTGATGGAAGCAAGGAAACGGTAACCGTGAAAGTCACAGTGGAAAAACCTGCAAGTACAGTAACTCCGGTTAACAATCAGCAGAATACGCAGACGAACAAGGTGACGAAGGTCACAACTTCTGGACCAAAGACTGGCGACTTTACAAATCTAGGTGTGCATACAGCAGCAGCGATTGGCTCTATTGCGACCCTTGCCGGACTATTCTTTGCGAGAAAACGCAGAAAAGTTGACGAGGAACAGTAAAAGAAACAACGATTGTATAGCATAACGACTTGATTCAGCACAGTACTCTTCTTAGAGGGTGCTGTGCTGTTTTCATTCAAAACTTCATAGCCAAAGAAGATAACGATAGGAAAAACACTTTATAATGTCAAGAGGAGTATTTATGAATAAAAATGAAATTATTAGAGAAATCGCATATAAACAGGGGATTTCTTCAGAAGTTACAAAGGGGATCATAGATCAGTTTATCGAACTCATTGGAGATAAGATGGCACAAAGAGAAAAAATACAGATTGCTGGATTTTGAACTTTTGAGGCGCGATTTGTCAGTGAGAGAAGCAGTCGAAATCCTCAAACAGGAGAAAAAACTATCATACCGGGGCACTTTTCACCTAAATTTAAGCCAGGGAAGGCATTAAAAGAAAAAATAGAACAACAGTAATCCCATAGCGTGTTATTTATGCCGAGATATTTTGTAGGGAAGGTGGAAAATGATTTGAAATAGACAAAAGGATTTTTTACCGAGTTTCGGGAATTCATTTCTCGTGGAAGTATGATTGATTTAGCAGTCGATGTTATCATTGGAGGGGCTTTTACTGCAATCGTGACCTCTCTTGTGAATGACATCGTCATGCCTGCTATCGGCATCCTGTTTGGAGGAATCGATTTTACAAGTTTGCGCTATGTTATCACTCCGGCATCAGGAGATATGGCGGAAGCAGCCATTTATTACGGAAGATTCATCCAGAATATCATCAATTTTCTGCTGATTGCACTGGTGATTTTTACGATCATCCGGATCATCAACAAATTCTGCCGAAAGAAAGAAGAGAGCATTCCAGAACCGGCAGCTGTTGAGCCGTCTGAGGAAGCAGTTCTTTTAAGAGAAATACGCGACCTGATATCGAGAAATGAGAAATGGCATTCTATAAAATAATATTTCGACTTAAAAAACGATACTTGATCTTTTGTCACAAAAATGGTACCAGTCATTTAAGAAATCGAGGATTATTTACAAAGCAACAAGGGAGGTATACAGTTCGTCTGTTAGCTCTCATGTTGTTTTCCATATTATATCAGGTCTCATGCAATGCTTTCACTTCGTATCAAAATAAACAATTCCCTATACAGTTATTTTGATACTGGAAGAAGGTATCGTGTTTCCCTTTCATAATAGATACATGATCTTTGCATGAGGGAATTTCAAAAAGGTACTCGTATCAGCTGATGAAACCTCTCAGTAAAACAGTCAAAGATAGTATCATGCGCCTGTAACAGCTCTATTTTTTAACAGCATGTTTGAAAGAATTTTTGAAATGATTGTGAGAATGAACATCGTAGAAGCAATGAAAAGATTGCAGTAGGAGGGAAGAAAAAACGATGGCAGGTAGGAAAATGGAACTTTTGTCCATGACATGCTTAGGGGATAATGTCATGGAAAAACTGAAACAGTATGCACAGGAAGATGTAGTTTTTATCAAGGAGAATAAGAGTGCAGATGCTGTTCTGGTATATCAGTTCTGCAGAGAATTCATGGACTGGTATTATCAGTGCCTAAAAGAGCGTCAAAAAATAGGAATCCAGAATGCACTAAAGAGGAAACGGGAAGGAAATGGTGTATACGGTAGACCACGTGTACAAATTCCGGAAGATTTTGAAGTAAATATCAGGGCATGTCTGGATAGCAAGCGCCCTCTGGGAGAATATTGTATGAATATTGGAATGGCACTCTCGACATTTTATAAATATTCATATCCGATCCGAAAACAGTGGAAAGATGAGCAGAGACAACAGCAGGATATATATACTGACGAGATAGAAAATAAACAGGCTGGATGAATTGACAGCTGAGATAAAGATTATCATTTTATGAACATTGAAGTGAAGAAGGAAAGATGGGAAACGAATAGGAGGAGCAGTAGATTCTTTTATCGTTTGCCTTTCAATCATTGAATATAAGATGGCTTTAAGCCCGTACAGACACCAGGTTTTGTGCGGGTTTTTTGCATCCAGAAAAAAATTTAAACTTTTCTTATAAAATTGAAATGTGTTGGAAACCATTTTAAGGGCTTTCCTGCCTTGATCGCCTGTCAGCAAAGGCGGGCAGGACTGTCAACGGCAGCACATTTATGCACTGCTCATCTTGTGCTGATTGACTCGACTGACTTTGCTATTACGCATTATATTTGTAACCATATCCAACGATTGTCTTTATATAATCATGATTCGCTGAAAATGCTTTAATCCGTTTTCTTGTTTAAAAAACTGTATTTTTTACTGCATGATAAATACCATTTGCCGAATCATGCCAGACTACTTCATAGATTTGTTTTATCATAAATGCAACATCTAGATTTGAATATGATAAATACAGGACATCAAATTCTTTAGCGGACAAGATTATTTTATGGTTGCATAGCTTTACTTGGTGTTTCCTAATATCTATAAAAAATCGGAAGCAAGCTGTTTTATTCCCCAGTATTTCTGTACGATCAAACAATCTTTTCTGATCTGCTCTATAAGAAAGGATAATTCGTCGGATTTTTGTGGAATCCGGATTTTGGAAAACAACTGTACTTTCATTTTGAGTCCGTATATTTCTTATAATAAATTCAAAATGTGTTTCAAAAGATATTTCTTGACTATCGTCAACTGTTGATCGCGCTCCTATATGCGTGATTCCATAGAGCGTTTTCTCTTTGAGAAAAACCTTTGAATATACACAGCCGGCTCCGGCAAATCCGTGTCCATTTCAACTTTCAGATTTGCCGTTGGCAAACCTATCAGTTTTCCAATTCTCCGCCCATGGACTACAATTCCACTCGTTTCGTAAAACGGAAATACCATTTTTAATTGGCAATAAAATGAGAATATTTCGGAAACAATTCGGAAATCTAACATAAAAACTGCTGGAATTGTTCGCTAGTTTCCTTTTCCAGCAGCATGACCTTTTCTATCTGCTCTGTAATCAACGCTGTCACATCATCAACGGTATGTAATTCCTGTTTCTGCTTCTGTACGGCGTTCTGGGTATTTTAAAACATGGTGTCAATGACAGTTTCCCCCGGCTGTTCGCCGCTGTCTATCTCTTTCTTAATGTCCCGTAGGATAGACATAAACACATTCTTGATTTCTCTCAAACTTCGCTTCATGCCCACCTCCGACTGTATGCCGAAATCAGATGGAATTGTTAAATTTTTTGATATAGTTGCGACACAACTATGGTGGCAACGTTGCCAGTATGAACTGTGCATGTATGTCCCTTCGAAAATGTTATATGACGGTATCCGAATGCCTTCGTCTTAGCATATATAGCAGTAAAATACGCTCCTCTGACACATCCGATGAGCTTGACCTAGATTTCAGGACAGATGACTCGGTAAAGATGAGTGCCTCTTTGGCATAGTCCTGAAACGGTGAAGCGGCTTTGCTGCGTGATCCAGCATCGTTGCTTATAGCTATATTTCTTATTGATGAAACCACTGTATCGCTGCAAGGATTAATCTGCCCTTATCCCCAACCGGCAGATCGTTTTCCTATTTTCATGAGACAACCGGTACCATCTGCAAAATTGCTTAGTAAGACCCCCTGATGCATCTTATAGTGTTAGGATGTCATGATATTTGTTCTAGGTTGATGATATAATCGTGCTGAGGCATTGGACGGATCCAGATATCTTCCTTCTTATTATCCCATGGGTACCAGTACATTTCATAGCTGCTCAAGGCAGAGCGTGTTGCACAGGGAGACAGACCCAGTAAAGTCCGAGATGCGAACGCTTTTCCAGCATCCGAAAGGCCTCTTCTATAATCAGTCGTTGCATTGTGCTGTGCTTCAAAGTCCTGATGAAAACTCCTATTATTTAATACTGGTCTCTAAAATCCAACAGGATATCAATAAAAGACCACTATCTTTTCTCCGGAAAAGGAGATATAGATATTTTCAAATTCCTGAAAGATAAAATGAAGACGTTCTAGCAACGCTTCATAGACATTTTTATCTAGATTGATCTTTTTCATGCTTCGTTCATTCACACCTTTCTGTCAGATTATGTTAATTTTATATAGTATAAGCTCCCAATGATCAGAGAGCACAAAACTATCTTTATATAGGGTGTGATTTTCGCATTTACACATCAGCTATCTTTTATGTTCAAGATAAAAAGACTCCCACCTTATGGCAGGAGTCAATAGTAGGATAATTCATTTACAAGTATTCTCATATTTTACTGATGAAATCGCAAATACACAGTTAAAAGCTAAATGAGGGTGAACGAATAGTTAATAATAAATTAGTTACCAATTAGATCCGCATCGAGCATTCCTCATGCAGCGTACAAATTGACGTGCGCAGCGATTTTCTCTACAGTCACGACGCATTGCAAAACGAGCTACTCGCTCCGCTTCATTCAATGCATTTCTGCCATAGTCATTATAGCAACTATAGCCTCTGTTCCAGTCGAATCTGTCGAAATCATAATCGCTAAAGCCATAAAAGTCATAATCATTACATTCACATCTGTTACACATATATATTTCCTCCTTACGTGTTATTGAGATACATCTGCGCATCTCAATATATGATATGGAGGAATTAGATGCCTATTTAGGCTTATTATAATACTTATTGATAAAAGATTAAACGTTTGATAACGGTTAATTAAAAGACCACCATTAAGGTGGTCAAGTGCCGCGAAATACTGCCTAGGTATCCCTTTCTTTTCAATGAGCGGCAACGTAATCATTATATAGCTTATATGAACATTTGTAAACATATTATGAACATTTTTGTGTCATAAGCAATAAAAAATCCGGTTTTACCCGGACTTTGCCAAATGGCTATGCATTGTACGATACCTAGGCAGTAGCATATCAATGCCTATGCTATTTTATCATATTAAAAATATTTTGCAATCATTTTGAAACAACAAATAAAAAGCCGGAATATACCTACCTGACTCTCTGTAGGGATATATTCCGAAAGGAGTAGAGAACAAAAAAAAGTATATTACATATCCATATGTATATAAATTCTAGATTATTAAAAAATGCGTACGTTGTTTGATAGGATGACTACGAGATCATGATGAAGCCATCACTATTCTCTAACGATCCGTACCGTCCGTCAGACCCGACAGGATATCTGCTTCCAGATTTCTCCTATGACCTATCCTGCACCTTCAGATGAACTTCGTCTCGATTTGTAAATCACAATAGATAGGCTTTTGAACTCCCACCAGTGCGGCTCCACGATAAGCAGGCCGACGCCATAATGCTGAAGATCCTTTGTATAAGGGTCAATATCTTAGGAGAAATAAGAGCTATTTCAACATGATTGCTTTTTCCGGAACTGCTTCCGGGTTCTCATATATCTTCTGCAGGTCCTTATTCCAGTCAGAACCAAGGGATGGAAGATCATCGATGACATTCTGTATCCTATGAAATGGTCGGACGAATGCTTTGAACTCTTCCGCAGCAGCTCTGCCTGCTTTATCGTTATCCGATGCAAGTACTACGGTATCGATATTTTGATTCAGGACAGGGCGGGTAAGATAATTTACGCGGAACGTCTCATTCATGACATTACAGCTGTCGCATGCGAGCACATTGAAGTCTATCTTCTCACCGGCTTGCTTCTTGGCCGTGATATAAGACAACCCATCGATATAGGCTTCTGTCAGGACAAGCTTCGTAGCCTTTGGATCCATTTCGATGAAGAATCCGGTAAACTTATTTCCTCCACCGACATCTCCCCGAAAGCCTGAATAGGTCGAACGTACGAAGGCGGAATCTACCTTTCCTTTGTAGTTCTCACATGCGAAGACGCAATTTCCTTTTTCATCCAGATAGATCTTACCGTCATCGACGAATCGCTTGATGAGGTCACGGTCGATCTTTCGCTTGTCACATAGATACTCATAGATCTTCGAGATATTCTGTTGTGAATCCGGAAGCTTGAATTCTATCTGCTCATATTTCGGTGCGATATACTGCTTCTTGTCAGGCGCAAGTCCGTTATGATATTCGATCAGGATATTCATCGCCTCTGGAAACGTCTTGCCTTCTGCCTTTCTCAAATATTCCAATGCGGATCCATTGATATGCTCGGTGTTCCAGAACATAGCGTTGTTCCTCGTATCGATGACGAGAGAACTATGCTGATCACAGCGATAATAATGTTGTCCCTGTCTTTGGAAGCTGAAGCCTGCACGATCCTG comes from the Erysipelotrichaceae bacterium 66202529 genome and includes:
- a CDS encoding YSIRK-type signal peptide-containing protein (The YSIRK form of extended signal peptide directs nascent proteins to the cross-wall site, while signal peptides lacking YSIRK direct proteins instead to the cell pole. A large fraction of YSIRK proteins are surface proteins anchored by sortase-mediated processing of a C-terminal LPXTG motif.) — translated: MEKNKPSFLSCAKRQQRWAIRKLSIGVCSVLLGVMLMVPSLGTVYAQENRGLDTTTHYTATGIDNNANLRYSSTVFNKVEDDDSLSMTFTYWFSGSTGWETDPANEYAGKYLLSFTNNTFYKQIDKVILADISLEKHNDGAMWSLPVTKLPNYALIGLSRNQPVKITLKNGQTLESLNLQDTPIGFNSVLTTNKGAIASNSISNGYILLNNKKNENEKESEFTKGKANQRIKFNVDDMTIRSIHTFKPAENFLQTDYSWVVYVKEQIAPELLPYIDTDNIKIYCSDLDGVKINKNHEEFTVPINDQGLVDTSQVPELSIIGNDTKAQLDAARKNMDRIFFGTLGQSRNYTISYKLKDSVTLSDFARAANEYIKKNQQSFLFDSWMEADYLNTKQGISTNDNGDAPKQLNNSYANAYLDANDTDKDGLFDFVEWKIGTDTTKVDTDGDGVPDGQEFMIDLTEPNNAADYLVSKPTTTTTTFDSTKKTTIEGTVPKTLIADPADPARLIQITNENAGNVIVKLQGYDKNTKTYTTDEYGTVKIPYKDLVAGNFSLDVNANVVPDGTEVVLVAYSPNADNPIMGDPFTFTTPDADKYNVKGGTLNQDYGKKAEEAAILDKVTVTETKDGQEAPAPAEKVKSKAIKGEIPTPTADGADQTVTVEVTYADGTKEDATVTIAYGEAKDAYVPEGQKVDVNKGEDPSAEAGIKNKDDLPEGTMYDWKTPVDTDTPGETIGTIVVTYPDGSKEEVEVTVNVVDTTPQATDTELYTAQGGVVNKPYGQTATNDEVIGVVTTDAPAEKIQSIVAVDAIPTTGQNQPVNVKVTYVDGTNDTVIVTVNYGLATDAYDPAGQAITVDKGSQPNAADGIANKADLPANTTYGWAAPVDTSTPGTTSGTIVVTYPDGSTDQVTVDVIVNENATNTELYTAQGGVVNKPYGQTATNDEVIGVVTTDAPAEKIQSIVAVDAIPTTGQNQPVNVKVTYADGSNDSVIVTVNYGLATDAYDPAGQAITVDKGSQPNAADGIANKADLPANTTYGWTAPVDTSTPGTTSGTVVVTYPDGSTDQVTVDVIVNDNRTDAEKYTPEGQEVNVNKGETPNPEDGIRNKDDLPEDTKYEWKTPVNTDKPGETPGIIVVTYPDGTTEEVEVKVNVTDPRTDADKYDPETKPEIIKPGENPDLTDNVTNLDDLPEGTQIKDITPEGTIDPNKPGEYEGTLEIQYPDGSKETVTVKVTVEKPASTVTPVNNQQNTQTNKVTKVTTSGPKTGDFTNLGVHTAAAIGSIATLAGLFFARKRRKVDEEQ
- the mscL gene encoding large conductance mechanosensitive channel protein MscL, encoding MIDLAVDVIIGGAFTAIVTSLVNDIVMPAIGILFGGIDFTSLRYVITPASGDMAEAAIYYGRFIQNIINFLLIALVIFTIIRIINKFCRKKEESIPEPAAVEPSEEAVLLREIRDLISRNEKWHSIK
- a CDS encoding DUF3991 domain-containing protein, giving the protein MKEIINISIPKSRFKQKIKQANGTKYSHRVILPKEAGAYKYHVLLISEDFVQEDIDNIDNNVLHFYADREIQLSQHHRTPNGEDVYEKIRVMPKELYKSFYGEYKDNSRKRFTNEEVEYLKKNISVMDFLQDRAGFSFQRQGQHYYRCDQHSSLVIDTRNNAMFWNTEHINGSALEYLRKAEGKTFPEAMNILIEYHNGLAPDKKQYIAPKYEQIEFKLPDSQQNISKIYEYLCDKRKIDRDLIKRFVDDGKIYLDEKGNCVFACENYKGKVDSAFVRSTYSGFRGDVGGGNKFTGFFIEMDPKATKLVLTEAYIDGLSYITAKKQAGEKIDFNVLACDSCNVMNETFRVNYLTRPVLNQNIDTVVLASDNDKAGRAAAEEFKAFVRPFHRIQNVIDDLPSLGSDWNKDLQKIYENPEAVPEKAIMLK